From the genome of Vibrio porteresiae DSM 19223, one region includes:
- the sixA gene encoding phosphohistidine phosphatase SixA: MKIFIMRHGEAESLAESDDQRALTERGQNDSVAVAQACVSQYGPVVFDKVLVSPYLRAQQTWDVISAHFSAHSVESCDDITPYGQAEQVHDYLLAIAEHESLENILIVSHLPLVGYLVSEFVADLPAPMFTTSSLYCVDYHIDAQSGEVLWSLRP, translated from the coding sequence ATGAAAATCTTTATTATGCGTCATGGGGAAGCGGAATCACTTGCCGAAAGTGATGACCAGCGCGCCCTAACCGAACGAGGCCAAAATGATTCAGTGGCAGTCGCACAAGCGTGTGTTAGCCAATATGGTCCGGTGGTATTTGACAAAGTATTAGTTAGTCCTTACTTACGTGCACAACAGACTTGGGATGTCATTTCCGCTCATTTCTCTGCTCATTCTGTTGAAAGCTGCGATGACATCACTCCTTACGGTCAAGCAGAACAAGTACACGACTATTTATTGGCGATTGCGGAACATGAATCGCTGGAAAACATTTTAATTGTTTCTCATCTGCCTTTAGTTGGGTATTTAGTCTCTGAGTTTGTCGCGGATCTCCCTGCGCCAATGTTCACGACATCCAGCTTGTATTGCGTTGATTACCATATTGATGCTCAGTCAGGCGAAGTGCTCTGGTCATTACGCCCTTAG
- the flhA gene encoding flagellar biosynthesis protein FlhA: protein MKFTLPFADKFPSIPKRSMPAIGAPIMVLASLAMVVLPMPAFLLDLFFTFNIALALVVLLVTVYTRRPLDFAAFPTVLLIATLLRLALNVASTRVVLLKGHEGSGAAGNVIEAFGNVVIGGNYAVGLVVFLILMIINFVVVTKGAGRISEVSARFTLDALPGKQMAIDADLNAGLIDQEQARTRRGEVTKEADFYGSMDGASKFVKGDAIAGILILFINILGGLTIGMIQYGLGFSEAIQIYTLLTIGDGLVAQIPSLLLSIGAAIMVTRQNTDEDMGQQVIFQLFDNPKALTITAAIMGTMGIVPGMPHFAFLLLALLAGGGAYYMQKKQQQAKDDVNKLPAVSDQDAPTQKELSWDDVQPVDMIGLEVGYRLIPLVDKDQGGELLERVKGVRKKLSQDFGFLIPPVHIRDNLELTPNSYRITLMGVAVGEAEIRPDQELAINPGQVYGMVDGEHTYDPAFGLEAVWIREEQREHAQALGYTVVDASTVLATHLSQLLTNNASQLIGHEEVTNLLDMLGRSAPKLVEGFVPDQLPLGVVVKVLQNLLNEAIPIRDIRTIIQTLAEYASKSQEPDILTAAVRIALKRLIVQEINGIEPELPVITLIPELEQILHQTMQASGGESAGIEPGLAERLQASLAQATQEQELKGEPAVLLTSGVLRSTLAKFVKNTIPNLRVLSYQEIPDEKQIRIVQAVGN from the coding sequence ATGAAGTTTACACTGCCTTTTGCGGATAAGTTCCCATCCATTCCTAAGCGTTCTATGCCTGCGATCGGTGCTCCGATCATGGTGTTGGCGTCTTTAGCCATGGTGGTTTTGCCGATGCCGGCATTCCTGCTCGACTTATTCTTTACCTTTAACATCGCCTTAGCCTTAGTTGTGCTGTTAGTGACGGTGTATACCCGGCGTCCACTTGATTTCGCGGCATTTCCTACCGTACTTCTGATCGCAACATTACTGCGCTTGGCGTTGAACGTCGCATCTACCCGTGTGGTATTGCTCAAAGGTCATGAGGGGAGCGGAGCTGCGGGTAACGTGATTGAAGCGTTTGGTAACGTGGTGATCGGTGGTAACTACGCGGTTGGTTTGGTGGTGTTCCTGATTTTGATGATCATTAACTTTGTGGTGGTCACCAAAGGTGCGGGTCGTATTTCCGAAGTAAGTGCCCGCTTTACCTTGGATGCATTGCCAGGTAAGCAAATGGCCATTGATGCCGACTTAAATGCTGGGCTGATTGACCAAGAGCAGGCACGTACTCGTCGTGGTGAAGTGACCAAAGAAGCGGACTTCTATGGTTCGATGGATGGTGCGTCAAAATTCGTGAAAGGCGATGCTATCGCCGGGATCTTAATCCTGTTTATCAACATCTTGGGTGGCTTGACCATCGGGATGATTCAATATGGTCTGGGCTTTAGCGAAGCGATTCAAATTTATACCCTGTTAACCATCGGTGACGGCTTGGTGGCTCAGATTCCATCGCTGTTACTCTCTATTGGCGCGGCAATCATGGTAACGCGTCAAAATACCGATGAAGACATGGGACAACAGGTTATCTTCCAACTGTTTGATAACCCTAAAGCGTTGACCATTACTGCCGCGATCATGGGCACCATGGGGATTGTCCCTGGAATGCCACACTTTGCCTTTTTGCTATTAGCCTTGCTAGCGGGTGGCGGTGCGTATTACATGCAGAAAAAACAGCAACAGGCAAAAGACGATGTCAATAAATTGCCAGCGGTTTCTGATCAAGATGCGCCAACCCAAAAAGAGCTGTCTTGGGATGATGTCCAACCCGTTGATATGATTGGTTTAGAGGTGGGTTATCGCCTCATTCCTTTAGTCGATAAAGACCAAGGCGGCGAGCTGCTAGAAAGGGTCAAAGGGGTGCGTAAAAAATTATCGCAGGACTTTGGTTTCTTGATTCCGCCAGTTCACATTCGCGATAACCTAGAATTAACCCCCAACAGTTACCGTATCACCTTAATGGGGGTTGCAGTTGGGGAAGCGGAAATCCGTCCCGACCAAGAATTGGCGATCAACCCAGGTCAAGTGTACGGCATGGTGGATGGTGAACATACTTATGACCCTGCGTTTGGCTTGGAAGCGGTGTGGATTCGTGAGGAGCAGCGCGAACATGCTCAGGCGTTAGGTTACACGGTGGTGGATGCTTCAACGGTATTGGCTACTCACTTAAGCCAACTGCTGACCAATAACGCGTCGCAACTGATTGGCCACGAAGAGGTGACCAACCTATTGGATATGTTGGGTCGCTCAGCGCCTAAGCTGGTGGAAGGGTTTGTACCAGATCAATTGCCATTGGGTGTGGTGGTGAAAGTGCTGCAGAATCTACTTAATGAAGCGATTCCAATTCGCGATATTCGTACCATTATCCAGACCCTTGCTGAGTACGCAAGTAAGAGTCAAGAACCTGACATCCTTACTGCGGCGGTTAGGATTGCGTTGAAACGTCTAATCGTTCAAGAAATCAATGGAATAGAGCCTGAACTGCCCGTTATTACCTTGATTCCAGAGCTGGAACAAATATTGCATCAGACTATGCAAGCGTCAGGCGGAGAATCAGCGGGTATTGAACCTGGTCTAGCAGAGCGTTTACAAGCTTCGCTAGCCCAAGCAACTCAAGAGCAAGAGTTGAAAGGCGAGCCAGCTGTGCTTCTGACCTCTGGAGTTCTACGTTCAACGTTAGCGAAATTCGTCAAAAATACGATTCCTAACCTGCGGGTTCTCTCCTATCAAGAGATCCCTGACGAGAAACAAATTCGCATAGTCCAGGCTGTGGGTAACTAA